The genome window ACCGCGATTGGTGCCGTCTGGTCTGCTGTCGTCAATGGAATTAAGGCGGTCATCGATAATGTTTTGATTCCTGCCTGGCATGGAATGTCGGACTTCATCTCGATGATCGTCGATAACTTTGTGAAACCGGCGTTCGACAGGATGGGCGAAGGTGTCCGCACCGTCCAGCACTGGTTCGAATCCGCCGCCGACGGTATCAAAAACGCATGGAACAAAGTGTGGGATACCGTTCAGAGTGTTGCGAAGAAGATCACCGATATTGCGTACAACCACGGGATTCTTCCGGCGTGGAATGCGATTGCGAATGTCACCGGTGTCGGCAAGCTCAATGAGGTGCATTTTGCTACCGGTGGTGTGATGCCCGGCTATACCCCAGGCCGGGACGTGCATACGTTCTTCTCCCCCACCGGCGGGATACTCAACCTGTCCGGTGGTGAGGCTGTGATGCGTCCTGAGTGGACGCGTGCTGTCGGTGGGCCTGCTGCTGTGGCGCGGATGAATGCGATGGCGCGGTCTGGTCGTGGTAGTGGCTTATCGGTGGGGTTTGCTGATGGCGGTGTTATTGGCGGTATTAAGCATGCGGCTGGTAAGGCCTGGGAGATTAGCGATGATGTGCTTGATAAGGCGATGGAGCTGGGGGGTGATTTCGCTAATGCGGCTAAGCGGTTGTTCTTCAGCAAGATTGATGGCGTGAAGGGGCAACTAGGTATTAGCAGTGGTACCGACTTGGCTAAGTCTGTTGCCCCTGCGTATTTGACTAAGGGTGCTGATAATGCGTGGAATTGGCTAAAGGAAAAGGTCTCAGAGGTCGCCAAGAAAGTCAAAGAAAGAATGACCGTCGGCGGCAACGTTGAGATGTACCGAGGGCTTGTCGAACGACTCCTTCGTGAAAAAGGCCAACCAGTATCCCTGACCAACAGCGTTCTCCGGCGTATGCAGCAAGAATCCGGTGGGAATCCCCACGCGGTCAATAATTGGGATTCGAATGCGGCTAAGGGGACGCCGTCGAAGGGGCTTATGCAGACTATTGATCCAACATTCCAGTCGTATAAAGACCCTGGATATGACGATATTTGGGATCCGGAATCCAATATTCGTGCTTCGATGAACTATGCCATGGCCACGTATGGTTCACTTTCTGCAGCATATGATCGTGCGGGAGGGTACAAGCGTGGTGGCGTGTTGCCAGCGTTCCTCCGTGATTCAGGCGGTGTTCTTCCCAATAATTCCATCGCCGTCAATACATCCGGAGACAGCGAATGGGTCCTATCTTCCCAACAAATGCAGGACTTCGCTCAGGGTATGACTGAAGCCTCTCAGCATATGGATGAAACCGCTAAAGCGTTTGCTGATGGTGTCGAGGCCTGGCTTAACGGCGAAGAAGACCGGATCGGGGCACCAATCGAATGGGGAGCGCAATTCCTCGGAGACATTCTCTCCGATGTGACCGAGGACCTTGGCTCACCCTGGGGGATTGACGGCACAAAGGCACCCGACATCCTTGATAATCAAGGCCGGGTGAAGGTCTCTGTCGCAGGCCCTGCTAACGATCCTGGCCGTAGCGTACTGCCACCCGTGGAGGTGCACGTCAATATGAACGGGGACAATATGACGGTGTCATCAGATGATGTGCGGCGTGGGGTCAATCAGGCTTTGGCTGACTATCAGCGCAGGATTGAGGCCTTAGAGCGCGGCGTTCAGATCAATACGTTCACAACACCAATGGTGGTGTAACACCAATTATCCAGGGGGCTGCTGATGAATATTCAGCTTTTAGACTATCGGGGGCAAACATGGCACCTGGCCGGAGATGACGAGGGTGCCGAGGGTATCACGCTCGGCAAGATCAGTAACACCGTCGGCAACATCAGTGACCAAAAGGATAAACACCAATCACGTTTCCAGTCACCAAGCCTAGATATCGGTGAGCTTGACCCTATCGAGCCGACACTCACCGTGCAGATCACCACAACACCCGAACTCACCGTCGAGACAGTCACCCGTCGGTTCCTTAACGGCTTAGACTTTTTCAAACCAGCCAAACTCATCGTCACGGAATCTCGCCAACCATCACTGTGCCTCTTCGTGCATCTTGCAAAACCGGTAGGCCTGCCCGAGGACACCACCGCCATAGACGGCACCACCATGGAGGTTGAACTTACCGCTAAGGACGGCTGCTGGTTCGGCCCCCAACATAGCGGCACCGGCATTGTAGCCATCGAAAACACCGGCGATATTCCACTATGGCCAACTGTTCGCTGGCGGGGCATGGCAGCACGATTCACCGAAGACCGCAATGGCCTCATCGTGCTCCCACCAGCCTTAGGCCGATCAGGACTGACGTATTACACCGACCCAGCCACCGGGGGCCTTGTCACCGACAACCAGGGCTACCCGAACCATACAGCCTGGGCCACCATGCGCGGCGTGGCCTGGACACGGCCAGTCATGCCAGGAGACGGCACAGCAGTGGAGTGCCACCATTGCCAAGTGCTGTGGCGAAACCGTTACCTTTCACCATGGGCGCAATCAGGGGGGATAATTTCTAATGCAGGAACATCAAATAACGCAAATGGCCGCGATTGGTCAGAGGCGACGGGACGACCATACGCCGTTCGTCTATTTGACTGACAAATACTTAACCCCACAGGTCATCGTCACCGGCTACGTCTCACTCAAAGCCTCAGATAAGGTCAACGATGCTGGCACCTTCGCACTCGAAGTCCCAGCCCATCACCCGATGGTTGATTTACTTATCCCACCGTTAGCCTTCGACGGCGACCCCAACTCGGCTTTACGCAAGCTAACCGACATACAACAATTCCTCATCGTCGAATACGGGCACACCCGCTACACCTACTTCGTCGACAAGATCGTCGACCATGCCCAGCGAGTCAATCCCACCGTCGAAATCAGCGGAGCCTCCATCTATGAAATGACCGACTATCTTGTCATGGAATCCAACCCGATGTCGATCAAATCGCTCCAACCCAAATATATGGACGTGCGGGCCGGGGACTCACTCCGCGTGATAAAAACGTTCATCCTCATGAACCTGCGCAGGCTCTACCAATTTGACCTTCTACCCGACCCCGACCCGTGGTCACCGATCGCCTGGCGAGACTATGCAGATTGGCCGATCATGGTCAACCCCTTGCACAAGTCAGTTGATACTCCCTGGACAGTACTTGCCGCACGCTTCGACTCACTAGCCGACCTGACAAAAGAAACCTTAGACGCGGCGGGCCTCAGGCTAACGATCACTCTATGGATGCCGTGGGATCGGCAACCGTTCCCTACTCACACGCGCCTATGGAAACCCACCTTCATTATCGATGTCGTCCCCGTAACAGCCGATTCGTCCGTCGCCGGCCATATCCGTGAGGGCGTGAAAAACATCAAGCGCAAATGGGATCCGGAAGACAACGTATCGACAGTCGGCATGTCCGCCCGCTCCAATCCGGACGGCTACAAACCCTGGGTGATGCTCCGACCAGACCACATCGACTACGCCACCTCGGATGTCACCATCACCCGCTCAAAGTACGCTGACGTCACCGTTGGTGGGAAAAGCCCAGGTGCGATTAACCAACTTTTGAAACGGGCAACAGCCTCATTTGTAGGCGGCGCTATTGCAGGAGCGAAAACGGCGTGGCCTGGGCACGATAAACAATTGGATGACTTGCAGTCGAAGCTGGAGAAAGCCGGAGGCAAGCTGACGGAAGATAAATTGTTGGCGTTTACCCACCATCAGGCGACTCGCCGAGCACATTATCTAGGCCCCTACCGGCGTCGTGAACTGGTCGCCTCGGGTGAGGGCTTCACTGTAGAAGGTGAACAACAGGCGTTTGAGGCGCTTACTAAGGGCAAAGGTGGGTTCTCGGCGGCGTTTAAGATCGCCGACGGATGCCCATACTCTCTCGGCTATGAGGTGAATGTGGGTGACCAAATTGGTGTCGAATGGCGAGAAATGGTGCTATCCACATGGATTGATGAAGCCACAATCACCTGTGAAGATGGCCACCCGCCGGAGGTAGAACTAGCCGTTGGTGAAGCAAAAGCTCGCCGATCTGCTCTACAACAACTCAACGATAACCAAAAGCACATATCGTCGGTCACAAAGCGACTAAAAACCCTCATCGGCTAGAATATAAGTTCGAACGAGTAGACTTCATGTTGTATAAAACAAGGGGGTGGAGCACATGGGGGTGTGCCTAAGCGAAGATACACCCGCGGGGGCATGGGTTGTAGGAAGACCCATGCTAAATGCGGTTAATGAGGCGCACGCATTGTTTTTCGGCCAAGACGACTACACCACAGGACGATCAGCGATGGAAGCGCTGATCCCCACACTACACACGTGGCTACCGAACCTACGTTCGATCAACAAGTAGAAAAGAGGTAACTATGCCACTGTACGGACTCGATGTCTCTGAACATCAAAACGGAATGTACCTACACCGCGCACAAGCCGAAGGATACGACTTCGTCATCATCCGACTATGCGACGGCACCTACCGAGATAAAGTCTTCGGCTCCCATCTTCAAGACGCGGAAAGCGCAGGACTGATCACGTCAGCATACTGGTATCTTCGCGCCCCCTCAGAAGGAAGCACCATCGCCCAACAAGTCGACGTCATCGACCAACAAATGGGAGGACGCCGCGACCTCGGCGTATGGATCGACGTCGAATCAGTCAGCAGAAACCACCAACTCCTCCTCACCGGCGACGACGTATGGGCCGCGAAACGTGAACTCGAATCACGCGGCTACCACGTACCCGGCATCTACTCGGGAGCGTGGTACTGGGAAAACATGCCCGGGGGTGAACCATCCATGGATGGGCTCGGGGCACTATGGATCTCCAACTACGGCACCAACGGCTACGGCACTGCCGCCCAACTCTACCCCGGCGACACCGACCAACGATGGAACTACCCACTCGGCAACCACGCCCCCGACATCCTCCAATACGGCTCCAACTGTTATGCCGCCGGCTACCCCGGCGTTGTCGACGTCAACGCCTACCGCGGAAGCCACGACGAACTCCGGCACCTGTTCACCGGCAACTAACCACCCCCTAGCGCAGCCATCTCACTCCTGACCGCACACCACGTAGAGGATCACACCATGGCTAAGCACGACATCCCACACATCAACAACATTCATCCTGGCGAATTCCACCTCGACCGAGGCATCACCCACTCCCCCTGGTACCTCCGGCAAGTCGTCTACACCACTGCAGGGATCATCGGGCTAGCCGTCACCGCCCTCGGTATTGCCACACCAGGACAAGTCAACGACTGGTTCCAAACCGCCGCCGGCATCGCCGCAGCTATCAGCGGCGCACTCGCCGCCGTCTCCACTGGAGAGCACTCCGACTATCGCCCCACAGGGCGCCCGAAAGACGCAGAAACCCAACCCGGCGACAACAACACACTCCACGCCCCACAAACACCCCCCTCACCACCCATCACCTACGCTCCTCATTCACAAAACCAGGCTAACCAGCCTGAACAAACCCACCGGCCTGACCAACCGAATCAGAACACGCAGACCAACCAGCCCAACGACACCTACCAGCCGCCCCGCCCCACCATCACACCCCAAGGCGGCACACCCGGCCACCCCACACCAGCCCCCGAACACTAACCCCGGCCACACATCCGAAAAAACACCAACTAACCGCACAGGGGGCACTATGCACGGGCCACTCACCACCCTCCTCATCACAGGAGTCTCCAGCGCCATCGCAGGGCTTGCCTCATGGTTCGCCGCCATCACCAACGCGCATGGCAAAGAAAAAGTCGCCAAAGAACAAACGCGCTACCCCGAATGGAAGGCGTTCGTCGACGCCATCCAAAAGGAAACCGAACGCACCAAACACGAACTCACCGGAAGGATCAACAACCTACAAACCCAAGTCGACACCCTCCGTGAACGAGTCAACACTCTTAGCAACAAATACGATGCTGCCCTCGGTCACATAGCCGAATGGCGCCACGCCCACCCCGACGAACTCACCCAACACCCCGCACCCGCCGCCATCAAACACGACCTATGAACACACACAACCCGAACAAACCCGAAACCCCCCGACACCTCCGCACTCTCATCAGACAACGAGACCACTACACCTGCCAACTCTGCGGAGCCCCCGGCAAAGAAGTAGACCACATCATCCCCACCAGCCAAGGCGGCACCCACACCCCCACCAACCTCCGCGTGCTCTGCCGCACCTGCCACACCCGCAAAACCACCACCGAAACACAAGCAGGAAAACACACCAAACACCAACTCCTCCACCTCCCCACCGAAAACCACCCCGGCATCACATAATTCCGACCACCCAATCCCCCTCGAGAAAGCCCCACCAGGGATGTACACTCACACACGACAACACCCCCCCAACAACAACGAAGGCCCCCAATGACAACCACCACAACAAAAACAGCCATCGCCGCCATCGCCGCCCTCACCACCGCAACCCTCATCCCCACCACCACACACCAACCAGCCCACGCCGACACCATCACCACCGGAGACAAATACGTCGCCCTCGGAGACTCCTACGCCTCCACCGGCACCCTCGCCCAACAAGTCCCCGGCACCCACCCCGCCTGCGTCCAAGACCAAGACAACTACCCCCACCAACTCGCCAACAAGCTTGGCCTCACCCTCGACGACGCCTCCTGCGCCTGGGCACTCACCTACCAATACGACCAACCACAAAACCACGCCCTACCAGGCACCGCACCCACCCCACAAAAAGAACACCTCACCAACGACACCAAACTCATCACCATCAGCCTCGGCGGCAACGATGCCGGACTAGCCGACGTATTCGCACAATGCGCCCCCCACATCCACATACCCGGACTGCCCGACTGCAAAGACACAGCAGAACCGACAGCCACCGCACAAATCAACAACCCCGACCCAGAAGGCCGAACCCTCCACCAACGCCTCGTCGACATCGCCAACAACGCTCGACAACGCTCACCACACGCAAAGATAGTATTCACCGGCTACTACACCGCCGCAATGAAAGACTACCAATGCATAGATGATGGCTTCCTTTCCCAAAACGACCGCGCATTCCTCGAACAATACGTCACGAACATCAACAACGTCGTCAAATCCGCCGCCCAAGACACCAACGCCACCTACGTCACCCCACCTAACCAACCCGACGGATGGTGCAGCCCAACTAACGAACGCAACTCAAGCTACTTCGGAATCCCCGAAGGCAGCCTCATCGCCCACCCCACACACACCGGACAACAACGCATGGCACAAACCATCGCCAACCAACTCTAAAACCACCAGAAGGAAATAAGCACCATGAAAAAGTCCCTCCTTGCATCCACCATCACCCTCTGCACACTAGCAGTAAGCACGGCCTTCACCGTCCAAGCTGAACCTACCGACCCCCAACCACAAACCAACCAACAACAACCCTCACCCGAAGAAGTCCAAAACCAACTCCCCACCCCACCACCCGAACCAGAAGGCGGCAAAGACCTCGTCACCATCGGCGATTCATTCACCGCCAACGGCCCCACATCAAACCCCCTCGTCCACAGCTACACCACACCGCCACGCGAACCAGCCATCGGCCCCAACGGCTGCAACCAAGACCAAGAAAACTGGCCACGAATAGCCGCACAACAAAAACAATGGTCCCTGGCCGACTACTCATGCAACGGAGCACAAGCAAAACAAGTAGCCACCTACCTCAAACAAGCAACCAACAACAAAGACCTAGGCACTAACACCAAAAACTCATCATCTCCTTCGGCGGACTTCAAAAAACCGAGCAACTCAAAACAGCAATCGGAACACTCAACCTCCCCACCCTCAACCCCGACCTATACACCGCATACCTCACCGCCATTAAAAACTGGCTGCCCACCATCGCACCAAACGCCGAACTCCTCACCACCACCTACCAACCACTCTCCGCACCCGGCGACTACATCTGCCCCGCCACCCCCGAAGCCAACAAACCCATCCCCCTACACGTCCCACTCAGCAACAAAGCCGAAGAAACACTCAACAACAACATAAAAACATCAAGCCAAAAAGCCGGAATCCGGACAATAGACATCCACAACGACGCCAAAGGCCACGACACCTGCAACCCCGACGACAACGAACGATGGGTTGACGGACGATGGGCACCAACCACAACACAAAACATGATCTACCACCCCACCATCACCGGAACCAACGCCATCGGCAGAATCGTCGCCAACCAGCTCTAACACAACCCCAGGGGACCACCCCCTACCCCAACCACCACACAACCCCCGGGCGACTAAGGCGTTAGTGGTGTGTACGGGTCTTGGGGGTGGGCTGCAGGTTTGTTTTATTGTTGGTTTTTATGGGTAGAGGTATAGTAGGGGGGCACCCTTTTCCTCGGGGTGTGATGAGAGAGGGGCCCCTGTGGGCGGCCGGGCGAGGCGCCTGCAGGGGTCTTTTCTGTTTTCGTGGTGCGGATGATGGCAGCGATGTCGCTGGTAGGTTAGCGTTCGTTGACCATGAGTTGGGCTACGTTGAGGTGATGTCTAGGGGTTAAGGCTGTGTTGGTGTGGTTTACGATATCTTTCTTGGTTCGCAATGGAGAAGCGGGACCAGCCCAGGTGCGGTTGGTCCCTATGGGTGGATGGTTGGTTAGGTAGCTTAGACCGTGGTGTGGCTGGTCACTTCGGCCAACGCATCAGGATCAGTTTATTCTTCTATTGTGCTATCCACGCGCAGCTCGGAGTAGCGGCTTTCTGGGATGGATGCGTCGAATGGGGCTCCTACTTCGTGCCAGGTCAGGTCTTCCCCGCATGTCACATTCTGGTTTGTGGTGTCCAGGATGAGGAATCCCCAGACCAGCCGGCCTTGTTTGCCAGCGGGAAGGTTGTACGGGCCTACGACTTGTTTCAGGGCCCAGTGCTCCGTGTATACGTAGTTGAAACCGAAGGTGTTGGTCATCAACTTCGGCAGTTCAGCTTTCTCTTTTATTTGGACACTGGTTTCAACCGTCTGTGTGCGAACATCCTTGATGTGTTGTTTTACGGGGACAGGATGATTGTTGTGGTTGGCGACGCTGGCGGCATCGGTCTGTTTAAACCAGCGGCGTTTAGCAATGGGATAGATCCCATTGCTGTTCGGTGTAGCGCATGACGTTCCTGGTTTGAAGTCATCGTTCCAGCGCTGTGGCAGTTCGAAATCCCCGGCGAATGTTCCGGGTGAGGATTTCTCCGTAGCGGTGGAGATGCCTGGTGTTGTCAGGCCGATTGCGAGTGTGCACAGTGTTACAGCAATTTTTCGACGGTAACGCATATGGGTTAGCCTTCGATCTTGTCATTGTCGCGCGTGCTGATGGCCACGTGACGTTCCTTCGGTAAGCTAGCGGTGAAGTTTCCACCGTTTGCCTTCCATGTGTGGTCTGCGCCGCAAATAGTCTTCTGTCCTTCGAAGTCAGAAACAATCCAGCCAGCACGAAGGACGGCAGTTTTGCCGGGGGCGATATTGTATGGTCCCACGGTTTCGCCAACCTCGTAGGTTTGCGTGTCGGTGTAGCTGGTGGAGAAGGTCATGTGGATTAAATCCAAGATGGGGAAGTCAACGCCAGCAGACACATTCCAGGTTTTGGTCTTGGTTTCTGTGATTTCGCGTGTGACGGGTAGCGGTTCGTCATTGTAGTTGGATACTGTCCAGGTTCCGGCGGACCCGTCAAAATAGCTACGTTTGATAGCGATGGTTTGCCCGGTATCGCCTGGGTTAGTGCAACGATCTCCGATGGTCGTCGGATTTGCTGTTCCTTGGTCACGGGGTGGCAGTGCGTGTGCGGCTGGTGCAACGAAAAGTGAGGCTGCTGCTGCGGTTCCTGCTGCTGCTGTTGTAATGGTGCGGATGATGTTTTTCATGGTGTCTCCTGTCATGGGTGTGATTAGTTAGATGATTGGGTGGGTACGGGCAATGTACGCCACTGGTCTGGTGTGATGTCTTCAGTTCTGGTTGATCCGTCCTTGGATGTGATTTTTGCCTGTGCCCAGAATCCACTGGGTGCTGACGCCTGAGGATAGTGGGAGAGCAAGGAGTATTTTCCGTCTTTTCCGCAATGGATTTCTTGGTAATTCACTCGCGTCATGGTTGTTCCGTATTCCACGCGGACTTTTTCACCGGGGGCTAGGTGAACGGGTTTTAGAGGAGTGCCCACTGGCATGTATGCGCGCTCAATCACTCCGATAGATTCCAACCAACCGTTGGGCAGGTGGTTTCTTACGTTTTTCCAGTTAGAGTAGCCGTTGTATTCTGCGCCAACCACGTAGTCTGTCTGTGGTGTGTACGTGTACTCGGAATCTGACCAATTCAGGAAGTCGTTTGAATAGCCTGGTTTTGCAAAATCTGGTTTTGTTGCTGTGATGTGATAGGGGTACCAGGTTTTGTCTCTGTTGTTGCATGTTTGACCTAGCGTAGGCCAGGACGAATCATGCTGTGGTTCCTGTGTGGGTTCGATAATTTCGTCGCGCTTGGGGTCTGCAACTTTTTCCAGGCTCGGCCCTGAGTGGCTGTTGTAGGTGTTTCCACTGGGCTTACTGTTTGCCCCTGGGTTGCGGGTTGGAATATCCATCGCAAGGTCTGAGACGGTGCCATCAGCTTTGATGATGTAGGCGTATGCGTAGCGTTCGGCGGGGCCGGTACCGCGAATAACGTTGGCGCCTTCGGCATTGGTAAGGACGCCGTCTTGGCAGGTGACGTACATAGCGATGAAGTCTTTTTCGACGACGCCGTATTCAATGCGGACGGATTCTCCCGGTCCTAGGTTGATGGGCCCGAAGGTTTCGTTGTCTAGCCACCCGTTGGATTCCTTTAATCCAATGTCGGATTTGGCGGTAGTGTTCCACCCGGAGGGGAGAGAGGCCTTGGAATTCGCGTCAATCTTGTGATTAGTTCCTGTTTCGATTGAGGCGGTGTAAGGAACTGTTTTGTCTGTTTTGTTGGTGAATTGGATGTTTCCATCACCGAGGTAGCGACGACCGGTTTCCCCATAGTGCCATTCAGGGTAGTGATCAGTGTGTGCTGATTCCGGAGTACAACTCTTGTACAGGTTTGTGATTGGGTAGCCTTGAGGCATATCTGGGATGGCCTGTGCGACGGGGGTACCGACTGTAGCCAGTGGGGCTGCGATGAGTAGTGCAGCTCCCAGCATCCGGGCACTTATGCTGGATATAGACATGAATGCTTTCCTGCTGGTTCATTTGCGAGGGGCGCTCCTTGATGGGGAGCTCAATGGGATCAGAATGCGATGATGCTTGCTCGATCCTTTGATAAGGATATAGCAATTCTTAAACATTACAACCGGAGCAGCCTCATGACAGGAACTATGGTTCAAGGTGCTGGTGGTGGTGTTGTACGGTGCTGGTGTGATTGGCGTGCCCTGGTTTTTGTTCCGTTTGAGTAGATGGGAGATTTGGAACATGCTGAGGAAATTTGATCAGGATGTGATGGGCGGCGTCGTTCGTTGAGTTGAGCATCGCATCCTGTCGGAGAGTCTTTCGGTGTGAGCTGTATGTCAGGCCATTGCGGTGTGTTCTTTCTATAGGTCGCTGTCGGGGCGGTCGCCGCGGATCAAGGCGACGAGGTCGTTGAGGGTCATCAACACGTATTGGGCGCCGGGGTTGGTGGTGCCCCTGCATTTGGCGACGACTATTCCCACCACGGCGTCATCGTTTTAACTTCGGTAAATCGATATTTGCATAGTTCTTAGTCGGGTATGACGGGTAGTTGAACCACTTCTACCCCTGCCTGATTAACGACCGAATTAATTACCTCCTGTTGCGCATTGGCTCGTCGTAGCAGGAACGGTGATGACGTCTCGGTTGCTGGGAGCGACTGGTTGATTACCCATGCCCACGGCTCGATACCTGCTCGCGATAGGTCGGCTGCGAGCGACTGTGCCTCGAGCATTGGCGTGGCTTCTGGCAGTGTCACGAGGATTGGCCGGGTAACTTCCGTATTTTGCAGGTGTTGGAGCGTGGTCGCAGAATCGTCACGTCCGGATTGACGCATGAGTTCGCGGTGGTAGGACCCAGTGGCGTCCAGTAACAGCAGGGTGTGCCCAGTGGGGG of Corynebacterium kroppenstedtii DSM 44385 contains these proteins:
- a CDS encoding Gp37-like protein is translated as MQEHQITQMAAIGQRRRDDHTPFVYLTDKYLTPQVIVTGYVSLKASDKVNDAGTFALEVPAHHPMVDLLIPPLAFDGDPNSALRKLTDIQQFLIVEYGHTRYTYFVDKIVDHAQRVNPTVEISGASIYEMTDYLVMESNPMSIKSLQPKYMDVRAGDSLRVIKTFILMNLRRLYQFDLLPDPDPWSPIAWRDYADWPIMVNPLHKSVDTPWTVLAARFDSLADLTKETLDAAGLRLTITLWMPWDRQPFPTHTRLWKPTFIIDVVPVTADSSVAGHIREGVKNIKRKWDPEDNVSTVGMSARSNPDGYKPWVMLRPDHIDYATSDVTITRSKYADVTVGGKSPGAINQLLKRATASFVGGAIAGAKTAWPGHDKQLDDLQSKLEKAGGKLTEDKLLAFTHHQATRRAHYLGPYRRRELVASGEGFTVEGEQQAFEALTKGKGGFSAAFKIADGCPYSLGYEVNVGDQIGVEWREMVLSTWIDEATITCEDGHPPEVELAVGEAKARRSALQQLNDNQKHISSVTKRLKTLIG
- a CDS encoding glycoside hydrolase family 25 protein, producing MPLYGLDVSEHQNGMYLHRAQAEGYDFVIIRLCDGTYRDKVFGSHLQDAESAGLITSAYWYLRAPSEGSTIAQQVDVIDQQMGGRRDLGVWIDVESVSRNHQLLLTGDDVWAAKRELESRGYHVPGIYSGAWYWENMPGGEPSMDGLGALWISNYGTNGYGTAAQLYPGDTDQRWNYPLGNHAPDILQYGSNCYAAGYPGVVDVNAYRGSHDELRHLFTGN
- a CDS encoding HNH endonuclease; translated protein: MNTHNPNKPETPRHLRTLIRQRDHYTCQLCGAPGKEVDHIIPTSQGGTHTPTNLRVLCRTCHTRKTTTETQAGKHTKHQLLHLPTENHPGIT
- a CDS encoding SGNH/GDSL hydrolase family protein translates to MTTTTTKTAIAAIAALTTATLIPTTTHQPAHADTITTGDKYVALGDSYASTGTLAQQVPGTHPACVQDQDNYPHQLANKLGLTLDDASCAWALTYQYDQPQNHALPGTAPTPQKEHLTNDTKLITISLGGNDAGLADVFAQCAPHIHIPGLPDCKDTAEPTATAQINNPDPEGRTLHQRLVDIANNARQRSPHAKIVFTGYYTAAMKDYQCIDDGFLSQNDRAFLEQYVTNINNVVKSAAQDTNATYVTPPNQPDGWCSPTNERNSSYFGIPEGSLIAHPTHTGQQRMAQTIANQL